aaatttgtaCTAAATATTAGATATAATCAATTTACAAACTtatctaaataataaataattctctAACATAAAGATTCAAGACAACATAAATATGATAGTCCTATACGCTATAATATTTTGAATTGGTTAGACATACACACCTAACACAAACTACTAACAGTGTTAATAGGATCAAGAATTTCTGAAGTGACCCCTTCAACTTCAGTTGAGATCTCAAACCCAAAAATCTCAGTCTTCTTGTACTCAGCATTTAAGAGGCTTCCAGAGTGAATAGCATCAATGATTTTTCTTGTGTAGGGTAGCTTGATACGGCTACCATAACCATACCTACATTAAACAAGTAAATAATCCTATTAAACATGTAATCAATTAAAGCCTTAAAAAGGACAATCATTCCGACGAGGCTTACCTGCCACCAGACCAACCCGTCTTAACAAGCCAGCCGGTAGCGCCGTGCTTCTCCATCTTCTCAGCAAGCATTGTAGCATACTTTATTGGGTGTAGCATTATGAAAGTATCACCAAAACAAGCTGAGAAAGTTGTTGTTGGCTTCTTAATACCATCCTCAGTGCCAGCCACCTAAagttatcaattaaaaaaacaatCAGCCACCAAAACAAATGCTTTTACAAAAAGAAATGATGCAATAACCTAGAGCACAATTATGAATAATCTTTCTGAATGACCCAATAATTCTAAAGCTACTTAGGATCTAGACAACAATCAATTAAGTGACCAACAATTCAAACAAGATTCACCATACATTGCACAACAAAATTTACAGCCACAACTAGTGTTTCCAAATTAATGAAGTACACACCTTGTCACAACACCAGCTCTGTTTTCAATCTTTCTGAAAAGTGAAGTTGAAAAGAAAGATGGCAGCTTACATACTTCCTTGGTAAGTAATTTGAATTCTGGCATGGCAAGTATAACaattaaattaagttaatttttGCTCAACTTCAAGTGAGGTGAGTGTGATTATTTCTGAAACCAGAATGTCAAACttatttcaaaactttttcgttttttccCAGTTACAACACACTGCTCCCTTCAGGCTATCTTCTACTTATAAACATGATATCTCACCATGCATCTGCAGGCCATCCAAGTGATCATGGAATAACTGATCAATTCTTAACATGCATTGTTCTTTCAGTTCATTTGGAAGAGGACGTCCATGTTGAAAGTAGAACTGCAAGCATATACTTATGTTACAAGCATAAAcacagaaagaaaaaagaaaataataaatgtagCACCCTTCAAGTTAAAGCTGTTGTCAATCGTTTGAAGAATGCAACATGGTTGTAGTTTTGACAATATAACCAAAGTGATTAAtaatgttatgattttcttatgtGAAAATGAATTAGTACCTCTATTAAGTTCATCTAACTGAATGAAATATCTTCCCTAAGGCATTTAAATTGAGCCAAATTTATTTCAAAGCCAAATGcataatataaataaagaatCAACCAATAGAAGTAATCAACTAATTAAATACAGGAATTAATTAGGtgagaaaattacaaaaatatacttaCATCCATGTCAAACCAAGGTGATAGATCTTTTGGGGTAGGCTTGTACAAGATTAAGCATGAAGTATTTGACTCTACAGAGAAGatatttaaacattaaaaatagtcAGATTTTTTGTTTTGACAAGTTAATGGTTGAAGACTAAGCATTTGGtaacaaaattctaaaatacTAGAACTTTATACGAGGATCAAGCACAATGGTCTTAAATTCAATTGGATTTAAGAAACATAAACTGTTCTGCCCAATTAAGCCGGCCAAAATTAACAAGTCCAATttgataattaactaataaatttgaatttagattTATGTCAGCAACATTGAGGTTATTTTATATGAGTTGACCTTACACTTTTTTAGAAGAAGAAGCTCTACTTTTAGgcggaggagaagaaaaagaagaagaagctctgCTCTCAGACGGAGGTCGACGGATTTTCTCAGGTGTcggagaagaagaagttctATTCTCTGCCTCTCTACATGACTGTGATTCTGTCTCTGGTCTCTATTCTCAGGCgttggaggagaagaagaagccaAGCCTGAACTCTGATTCTATAAAGATTTGGGGTTAAATTTGGGGAAATAAGTGAAACAGGGACGCGTGAAGCCAAACACGGGAGTCAtgttttctttataaaaatCGACGACTCTTGCATCgattttagttaaaataaaaatcaacgcTCCAGTCGTCTATTTTATGTAATAAATCTATGCCGTTTGCTCACTTTAAAAAGAGATCTCTATCGTCTAAATTTATCGACGGCAAAGGTTAtcgatattttaattattaaaatagataacaaGTCCatcaattttaaaggaaaaaaaaaattttcatccaCTCTTTTGTCGATAATGCGACGATAGAACAAAAAGGTTAAAAAGTTACCAAAATTATAGACGACATCGtcgtcgattttaatattttatttttaatgatctttttttcattttatcgaCGACAAGCCGTCGAAAATTATCGACGAAAAATTTGGCCGTCGATTTTTGGCGTCGATAATTATTCTGTTTCTTGTAGTGATCAATTTTCATCTGATAGTGCTATACATTGGCATAATCATAAGAGAATTAACTTTAGCGAGATAACGATATAGTATTTAGTTACCACAagagtatttttatatatagagtTATCAATCAATTATGTATGGTTCtgatgaaaataatatattcaacaTGGATATTGTTTTTTAGGTAAAAGATGACAGATtgacaaagaaaattaattacaataGATATATTCATtataagaaatatttttctatgtaatattataaaaaattgtaaaaaatatcCCTGCCAAAAATACGCTCAGTCCGGCGGGTAAGTCCGTGATTTAAACGGTGCGAGTTAAGCAGACTTTTGTAATATGACGATCCCAATTTTTCAATTCGATCCGTCTTTTTACGCAAATTATGCGGGGCGACCTGGCGACTTTAAGCCTGTTTGCCACTTTTAGATTGGTGGTTTGGAAAGAGGAAAAATGAGCTGAAGTCTAAAGAGATTAATAACAAAACCTTCGTATCAAATTGAATTATTTGAATGTAGGTGGATGTTACAATACTCCCTTGATGTTTGGAGTTTTAAAACTCCATAtaactttaacaaaaaaaacactattaaaatttaaaatttaatttactttgcGTTGATTTAGGTTAACATTTAATGCATACTGATGAAATCAATAAAcaattaatacttttttttgaaaaactacaaatatattaattacaacttataaaatatatttttaataaataataattataattattataagaaATTTAATATGCTCTATTaatatataagttatttaattagttaataaaatctaattaattaataattttatattttatttattttaattatttatttaaaatgataatttatttcataaagtttagttaatatattatcttcttttgttcattgaaaataatgaatttgTTCACTGACAAATTTATTCCTATTTCTGTACAATTTGAATCgtattcatatatttatatatacactctaatattattaatttgaaagATTACATATATCTATCTCTTTTgttgaaatatttaaaaatcatgtttaatcgttttaaaaaaaataatacgagaacatttatttaaaataagatgaatatatttatttaaaatttaaaaattttaaataaatttattcatattaattttaaaataatatgaatatgtttgtttaaataaaaaaattttagaataataagagtattatatctttttaattcttttaaatttttatttttatcataattttataataatttaataccaatttaaaaataaaataaatttaaattaaaacaaaaaatttaacccAAATAGAATTTAATGTtaattcttttctcttttcttaataattaaatgatgattcttctctctcttcttaatTAAAGAGTACTAAAACTCCAAATACATTAACTTTTGTTTAACTCTTTAAGAAGAGTTTTAATACTCCAAACCTTCCAGGAGTATTGAATGAGGCACCCCAAAAATCAAGTAAAGtaacataaaaatcaaaacattTATTGAAACAAGAGaatcaaagaaaagagaaggaatgACAAAATTAATCGGGGATTGAGCCAGCACTAATCTTTACTCGTCAAGTTGAAAACTTTATGGACTCAATTGATGGGCCGGGTTCGCAAGTTGGGTATCAGAATTTGAAGATTACTAACTTTTGCGCACGGAAATGAAGCACAAACAACAGcggcatatatataatattttatatattaaattatgaatatatttaataaaattaaatgaaataaatatattaaatagataatatatataataataattaaaattaggaaaaatataataataattaaaattagaaaaaataaaaaaaatcaaatacaactTCTAAAATCTTTATCATGATATATTggttaaattaagaaaaaacaaaaaaagataaaattaaaatctttttatattGATCAATTAGAGTTATCTCTCAGAATTTACAATTGTCTCAAAAAGTCTAATATACATACATTATTACTGGTTTAAGTTTAACataaacaaaaactaatttgaGGGTTTAACTTAACCTAAGGCTATGTTTGGATCGGTCATCGATGATTTGGAAAGAGAAAAAACGAGTTGAAGTCTAAAAAGAATAATAACAAAACCTTCCTATCAAATGCAAATGACACCACTTTAATAATCctaaactaacaactagaaaCAAGAATACAAGAGGATTTAGAAGGGAAGATACATATGTAGTTCAAAGTTTTATGTGTACATTTTTTCTTCCTTGCTTGTCAATATTATGAATTTGTTCGAGTGTAAGTAAGTTATTAGAAAAAATTGtttgtttaatatatttgataaattttaataataaaaataaaaatattaaaaaatatttaaaaaactataatttatatttttaatataataaataaataaataatatttgtatattattttatctaaatataattattaaataaaacaatatttttacattaaatatttaaacctaaaaattatttaacttttttagacgatgatttaaaaaaataatttttttaaaatctctttatcatatattttataaataaaattttactattTATGTGATTTAAATTCTAGATctcttaattaaaataataaaaaaatcttaactaattttatatttataatcagGGCAATTtacgtaattaaataaatatgttGAATCATTTACTCATATACACAAAACACAAACTTATTACGTGCATGTACAATTTAGATGATTAGGTAAATCGTGGGAGCCAACTACAGTTTCTACTATCCACATAAACTGTGGTTGGCAGGCACGGATTACGCATGGAAAACAATGGCTGTAAACCGTGGCTGAGTCCCACGGATTAGGAAGGGAAACTGATGGGCATAAACTGTGGGTGtctaccacggtttatgaagaggATGCAATGAACGTAAACCCCCTTACTTCCCACGGTTTATGTTTGTAGTAGTATAAATACATAATCCATTGATGCTAAGGACGGATTATTTGGGAggaaacaaaaattttgaagcTTGTTCGTGGTTGAGAGAGTTTGAGAGAGAGGGTTGTAAGTTTGGTGAGGTTTGGGTGGTGGAGTTATGGAGGATAAAACTCGCTTGTACCGACTAAATGGCATTGCTCACGTGGCTGGATTCATCGATGACGAGGTTAGTTatgattattaatattattattattattattattattatttgtataagtattattattttataattattattgtagtcaagttattttattaattttatttttattgttattatgagTTGATAGTAGTGGTAGTATCAttgttactattattattttttgttactaTTATGATAATGGTAGTTatcattattacttttatttttattagtaatgGGAGCTGTTAGtattataaatattgttattGTTAGTAGAGTTATTCTTGTTGGTATTGTTATTATTCCTATTGCTTCGTGTTTGTTGTAACTattattaaagaaaatagaaaaccaaTGTCGgtatctaattatttttttctaaattatgtTTGATGTTATTAGTATTGGTCGTATGTTGAGGGAATTTGTTACCGATATTTTGCAGCCTACTAGGGTTATTAGTGGCGTGAGGAGACAACAGAATATGCCTTTACACGAGCAGATCATACCGTATCTAGAGACCACGAGGTTGTATCATTTGGCTAGACTGAACAGTCATTGATTCTGGGTTGACGAGCCTCTACTTAGCGCATTTATTGAGCGGTGGCGTCCTGAGACCCACACCTTCCACATGCCCTTTGGTGAGTGCAGTATCACTTTGCAAGATGTGGCATGTCAGCTTGGTTTGCCAATCGATGGGGAGCCTGTTAGTGGGTGCCTGACTGACTTTGAGAGTCTGATGGAACACGAAAGACTGGCATGGGTCTGGTTTCACGAGTTGTTTGGGGAGTTACCTCCGCAGAATAAAGTAAAGCAGATGACAGTGTGCTACACATGGTTTCACGATAGGTTCCAGGTTCTCCCAGCAGATGCTAGTGAGGAGACCGTGCATATATACGCGCGTGCTTATATTGTGATGTTGTTGTCCTCTCAGCTGTTTGTGGACAAGAACGCAAACCGGGTCCACCTTCGCTGGTTGTCTTATTTGGCATCGTTGGACGAGTTGGGGAGATATAGCTGGGGCTCGGCGGCACTGGCCTGATTGTATAGATGCCTCTGTCGTGGGACAAACAAAAATGTTGTTAACTTGGCAGGGCCATTACAGCTTCTACAGTCTTGAATTTTCTGGAGGTTTTCCACTCTCAGGCCTAGTGGGTTTCATGGATTTGGGTTTCCGCTTGCATCCAGGTACCGTTTAATATTTTCGTTTCATAACTTGTTCAACATcatgtgttcttctttgttAGGATatgatttcaattaaaattgtaGGTGGACTACATATCTACCGAGAAACGATGCAGTGGGTCAAAGAGTCGTCTCTGCACGCCTTTTGTTGGATCGATTGCGTGTTCACGATGTGAGTCATTTAGTTATTGCTCTTTCTTAGACTGGTTTAGATTATATTTTATGGTCTGACTTAAGTGTCATTTTTTCGATACAGTTTGTGTGGGAGCCTTATTCCTCTGCCGAGG
The genomic region above belongs to Arachis duranensis cultivar V14167 chromosome 3, aradu.V14167.gnm2.J7QH, whole genome shotgun sequence and contains:
- the LOC127745478 gene encoding phosphoenolpyruvate carboxykinase (ATP) 1-like — protein: MDVAGTEDGIKKPTTTFSACFGDTFIMLHPIKYATMLAEKMEKHGATGWLVKTGWSGGRYGYGSRIKLPYTRKIIDAIHSGSLLNAEYKKTEIFGFEISTEVEGVTSEILDPINTVSSLC